A single region of the Ziziphus jujuba cultivar Dongzao chromosome 10, ASM3175591v1 genome encodes:
- the LOC107411539 gene encoding protein FLC EXPRESSOR isoform X2, producing MAGRNHFPPEGRRVSLSRVPLSHSNYTIGDSRILLHDHHHRTSYQSSSQALEDRINIQHREIQSLLVDNQRLAATHVALKQELAASQQELRTLSVDSANAKVELDAQVREVYERSLKMDAEVRAIDAMSDELAQVHLDIQKLGASRKELTAQLRAIEDDLESALSESNQMAVIKAEIDTLQTEIQKGRAAIEHEKKTRVSNLEQRQAMEKNMVSMARTLEKLHAELANAEKRARAAAAANPNPGHAATYGNSDMGYRGHSYPKPYGMHQPSGPGW from the exons ATGGCCGGAAGAAACCATTTCCCACCGGAGGGCCGACGAGTCTCTCTGTCCCGAGTCCCTCTCTCCCATTCCAACTACACAATCGGCGATTCTCGAATCCTCCTCCACGACCACCACCACCGCACTTCGTACCAATCCTCTTCTCAAGCCCTCGAAGACCGCATCAATATCCAGCACCGTGAGATCCAATCCCTCCTCGTTGACAACCAACGCCTCGCTGCCACCCACGTGGCGCTCAAACAAGAGCTCGCCGCGTCTCAGCAGGAGCTTCGCACCTTATCTGTGGATTCAGCGAATGCCAAGGTCGAGTTGGACGCTCAGGTGCGGGAGGTCTACGAGAGGTCGCTCAAGATGGATGCTGAGGTGCGTGCAATTGACGCGATGAGCGATGAGCTGGCTCAGGTGCACTTGGACATACAGAAGCTCGGCGCGTCGCGGAAGGAGCTCACGGCTCAGTTGCGGGCAATCGAAGATGACCTTGAGAGTGCTCTATCGGAATCCAATCAAATGGCCGTGATCAAAGCCGAGATTGACACTCTGCAGACGGAGATTCAGAAAGGAAG gGCTGCAATTGAACATGAGAAGAAAACCCGCGTTAGTAACCTTGAGCAAAGACAAGCAATGGAGAAAAATATGGTCTCCATGGCTCGTACACTGGAAAAACTACATGCTGAGCTGGCTAATGCAGAGAAGCGAGCTAGGGCTGCAGCAGCAGCAAACCCAA ATCCTGGTCATGCTGCAACTTATGGGAATTCTGATATGGGATACAGAGGACATTCCTACCCCAAACCCTATGGCATGCATCAACCATCAG GTCCAGGATGGTGA
- the LOC107411539 gene encoding protein FLC EXPRESSOR isoform X1, translated as MAGRNHFPPEGRRVSLSRVPLSHSNYTIGDSRILLHDHHHRTSYQSSSQALEDRINIQHREIQSLLVDNQRLAATHVALKQELAASQQELRTLSVDSANAKVELDAQVREVYERSLKMDAEVRAIDAMSDELAQVHLDIQKLGASRKELTAQLRAIEDDLESALSESNQMAVIKAEIDTLQTEIQKGRAAIEHEKKTRVSNLEQRQAMEKNMVSMARTLEKLHAELANAEKRARAAAAANPNPGHAATYGNSDMGYRGHSYPKPYGMHQPSVESLEIYDAEFT; from the exons ATGGCCGGAAGAAACCATTTCCCACCGGAGGGCCGACGAGTCTCTCTGTCCCGAGTCCCTCTCTCCCATTCCAACTACACAATCGGCGATTCTCGAATCCTCCTCCACGACCACCACCACCGCACTTCGTACCAATCCTCTTCTCAAGCCCTCGAAGACCGCATCAATATCCAGCACCGTGAGATCCAATCCCTCCTCGTTGACAACCAACGCCTCGCTGCCACCCACGTGGCGCTCAAACAAGAGCTCGCCGCGTCTCAGCAGGAGCTTCGCACCTTATCTGTGGATTCAGCGAATGCCAAGGTCGAGTTGGACGCTCAGGTGCGGGAGGTCTACGAGAGGTCGCTCAAGATGGATGCTGAGGTGCGTGCAATTGACGCGATGAGCGATGAGCTGGCTCAGGTGCACTTGGACATACAGAAGCTCGGCGCGTCGCGGAAGGAGCTCACGGCTCAGTTGCGGGCAATCGAAGATGACCTTGAGAGTGCTCTATCGGAATCCAATCAAATGGCCGTGATCAAAGCCGAGATTGACACTCTGCAGACGGAGATTCAGAAAGGAAG gGCTGCAATTGAACATGAGAAGAAAACCCGCGTTAGTAACCTTGAGCAAAGACAAGCAATGGAGAAAAATATGGTCTCCATGGCTCGTACACTGGAAAAACTACATGCTGAGCTGGCTAATGCAGAGAAGCGAGCTAGGGCTGCAGCAGCAGCAAACCCAA ATCCTGGTCATGCTGCAACTTATGGGAATTCTGATATGGGATACAGAGGACATTCCTACCCCAAACCCTATGGCATGCATCAACCATCAG TTGAGTCTTTGGAGATCTATGATGCAGAATTCACTTAA
- the LOC107411530 gene encoding protein DOUBLE-STRAND BREAK FORMATION isoform X1, translating to MSNTVAQQISLFRSYILNRRLDAATLRFLDSILVSKDVKSSIEVRSSLREFMRSESLSVLREIAEKAVDQKLLVVEFLIRAFALIGDVESCLALKYEGLLLRELKSTSYQWLQVSYMEWLNFAEQSLDNGFHSIAGKGCEKALLCLQRNSMADPKTSEFFENLQAIEKIKRLKDCAIKSAASNSVQAQTTEYLKSKRMDGKNGPCSVSKGTQPIASTLFRNGIKKRNLRKLHEVQSM from the exons ATGTCAAACACAGTTGCTCAGCAAATTTCCCTCTTCCGCTCCTACATTCTCAACAGAAG ATTGGACGCTGCGACGCTGAGATTTCTCGATTCAATTTTGGTTTCCAAAGACGTGAAATCGTCAATAGAAGTCCGTTCGAGCTTGCGAGAGTTTATGAGATCTGAATCTCTCTCAGTTTTACGTGAAATCGCAGAGAAAGCTGTGGATCAGAAGCTTCTTGTTGTCGAATTTCTCATCCGAGCTTTTGCTCTTATAGGAGATGTTGAG AGTTGCTTGGCTTTGAAATATGAAGGCTTGCTTTTGCGGGAACTCAAGTCCACTAGTTACCAATGGCTACAGGTTTCATATATGGAATGGTTGAACTTCGCTGAGCAGTCTCTAGATAATGGTTTCCATTCCATTGCTGGAAAG GGATGTGAAAAAGCACTGTTATGCCTGCAGAGGAATTCTATGGCAGATCCCAAGACATCTGAGTTCTTCGAAAATTTACAAGCTATTGAAAAGATAAAGAGACTCAAGGACTGTGCCATAAAATCAGCTGCTTCAAACTCTG TTCAGGCGCAAACCACGGAGTACTTGAAAAGTAAACGGATGGATGGAAAAAATGGACCTTGTTCTGTTAGCAAAGGGACACAACCTATAGCAAGCACGTTATTCCGGAATGGGATCAAGAAGAGGAATCTCCGAAAATTGCATGAAGTCCAAAGCATGTAG
- the LOC107411530 gene encoding protein DOUBLE-STRAND BREAK FORMATION isoform X2: MSNTVAQQISLFRSYILNRRLDAATLRFLDSILVSKDVKSSIEVRSSLREFMRSESLSVLREIAEKAVDQKLLVVEFLIRAFALIGDVESCLALKYEGLLLRELKSTSYQWLQVSYMEWLNFAEQSLDNGFHSIAGKGCEKALLCLQRNSMADPKTSEFFENLQAIEKIKRLKDCAIKSAASNSGANHGVLEK, translated from the exons ATGTCAAACACAGTTGCTCAGCAAATTTCCCTCTTCCGCTCCTACATTCTCAACAGAAG ATTGGACGCTGCGACGCTGAGATTTCTCGATTCAATTTTGGTTTCCAAAGACGTGAAATCGTCAATAGAAGTCCGTTCGAGCTTGCGAGAGTTTATGAGATCTGAATCTCTCTCAGTTTTACGTGAAATCGCAGAGAAAGCTGTGGATCAGAAGCTTCTTGTTGTCGAATTTCTCATCCGAGCTTTTGCTCTTATAGGAGATGTTGAG AGTTGCTTGGCTTTGAAATATGAAGGCTTGCTTTTGCGGGAACTCAAGTCCACTAGTTACCAATGGCTACAGGTTTCATATATGGAATGGTTGAACTTCGCTGAGCAGTCTCTAGATAATGGTTTCCATTCCATTGCTGGAAAG GGATGTGAAAAAGCACTGTTATGCCTGCAGAGGAATTCTATGGCAGATCCCAAGACATCTGAGTTCTTCGAAAATTTACAAGCTATTGAAAAGATAAAGAGACTCAAGGACTGTGCCATAAAATCAGCTGCTTCAAACTCTG GCGCAAACCACGGAGTACTTGAAAAGTAA